In one window of Mytilus trossulus isolate FHL-02 chromosome 7, PNRI_Mtr1.1.1.hap1, whole genome shotgun sequence DNA:
- the LOC134725270 gene encoding luc7-like protein 3, producing the protein MAANVLASMLDELMGRDRNLAPSDRKNDIRWDDAEVCKYYLCGFCPHELFVNTRADLGPCEKLHDDHLKKEYTKSSKFGKVGFEEDFHRYLQSLVSDCERRIKRGHQRLALSNQQGSLSNNMNMMKDEKINILTEKINDLVQQAEELGCEGKVEEAQGVMKLCEQLRDERRQLEESKLANASNEPEKTMEVCTVCGALLVVGDVQQRIDEHLMGKQHAGYARIRSYVEDWKKKKVMEDEERESRLAKEREEREKEREKEREDRKKRDQEREKEKEKEREKIKEKEKERQRDKDRDRDRKKRSESKDRHRRRKSRSRSRHRHKSRSRSRDRSHHHRRRRTRSRSRDKDSSRRRDRDRRSRDVRSRDKSRDKDRRSRDRSRDKRSRDRSRDKDRKDRDRRSRDHRSRDNDHKSRERSRDKDHKSRDRSRDKDHKSRERSRDKDRKSRERSRDKDRKSREKSSEKDRKSRERSSEKDQENGEKEKSIEKEDKPDSVEEPEIKKSEEGSEVKPLENKENPENIEEPMQ; encoded by the exons ATGGCTGCGAACGTTCTCGCCTCGATGCTCGACGAATTAATGGGAAGGGATAGAAATCTGGCCCCTTCAGATAGAAAAAATGATATACGATGGGATGATGCAGAa GTATGTAAATATTATCTGTGTGGTTTTTGTCCACATGAACTGTTTGTTAACACGAGAGCTGATTTAG gtcCATGTGAAAAACTTCATGATGATCATCTCAAGAAAGA aTATACAAAAAGTTCCAAATTTGGAAAAGTTGGTTTTGAAGAAGATTTTCATcgttatttacaaagtttggtGTCAGATTGTGAAAGaagaataaaaagaggacatcaGCGTCTGGCTCTGAGTAACCAACAGGGCAGT TTGAGCAACAATATGAATATGATGAAAgatgagaaaataaatatattgacagaaaaaatcaatgatttaGTTCAGCAG GCAGAAGAACTAGGTTGTGAGGGTAAGGTTGAGGAGGCCCAAGGAGTGATGAAACTTTGTGAACAACTTAGAGATGAGAGAAGACAACTAGAGGAG aGTAAGTTAGCCAATGCATCAAATGAACCAGAGAAGACAATGGAAGTTTGTACAGTATGTGGTGCATTGTTAGTGGTAGGAGATGTACAACAGAGAATAGATGAACATTTAATGGGGAAACAGCATGCTGGTTATGCTAGAATCAGGTCTTATGTGGAGGATTGGAAAAAG AAAAAAGTAATGGAAGATGAAGAAAGAGAGTCTAGATTGGCAAAGGAAAGGGAAGAGAGAGAAAAAGAGCGAGAAAAGGAAAGAGAAGACCGTAAGAAACGAGATCAAGAAagggaaaaagaaaaagaaaaggaaagagaaaaaataaaagagaaagaaaaagaaagacaaagGGATAAAGATAGGGACAGAGATAGAAAGAAGAGATCAGAAAGTAAAGATAGACACAG GCGTAGAAAAAGTAGAAGCAGGAGTCGACATAGACACAAATCTAGAAGCCGATCACGTGACCGATCTCATCACCACCGTCGTCGAAGGACTAGGTCACGTTCAAGGGACAAGGACTCATCAAGGAGAAGAGACCGAGATAGGAGAAGTAGAGATGTAAGAAGTCGAGACAAAAGTAGGGATAAAGATAGAAGAAGTCGGGATAGAAGTCGTGACAAGAGAAGTAGAGACAGAAGCAGGGATAAAGATAGAAAAGACAGAGACAGAAGGAGTAGGGATCATAGAAGTAGAGACAATGATCATAAGAGTAGGGAAAGAAGTAGGGACAAGGATCATAAAAGTAGAGATAGGAGTAGGGACAAGGATCATAAAAGTAGAGAAAGAAGTAGAGACAAAGATCGTAAAAGTAGAGAAAGAAGTAGAGATAAAGATCGTAAGAGTAGAGAAAAAAGCAGTGAAAAGGATCGTAAAAGCAGGGAGAGAAGTAGTGAAAAAGACCAAGAGAATGGAGAAAAAGAAAAGAGCATAGAGAAAGAAGACAAACCTG ACTCAGTAGAAGAGCCAGAGATAAAGAAAAGTGAAGAAGGATCAGAAGTAAAGCCACTAGAAAACAAGGAAAATCCTGAGAACATTGAAGAACCCATGCAATGA